A single Klebsiella variicola DNA region contains:
- the idi gene encoding isopentenyl-diphosphate Delta-isomerase, producing MAGEHVILLDEQDQPAGMLEKYAAHTLDTPLHLAFSCWLFNQQGQFLVTRRSLGKKAWPGVWTNSVCGHPQQGETFEQAVTRRCRFELGVEIADIAPVHPAFRYRAVAPNGIVENEVCPVYAARVVSQVQPNDDEVMDYQWVDLATMLSALAATPWAFSPWMVLEAENQDARQALIDFVARLRG from the coding sequence ATGGCCGGGGAACACGTCATTTTACTGGATGAGCAGGATCAACCTGCCGGTATGCTGGAGAAGTATGCCGCCCACACGCTTGATACCCCTTTACATCTCGCGTTTTCCTGCTGGTTGTTTAATCAGCAGGGTCAGTTTCTGGTCACCCGTCGTTCGCTGGGCAAAAAAGCCTGGCCCGGGGTGTGGACTAACTCGGTCTGCGGACACCCCCAGCAGGGCGAGACCTTCGAGCAGGCCGTCACGCGCCGCTGCCGCTTCGAGCTCGGCGTGGAGATCGCCGATATCGCGCCGGTTCACCCGGCCTTCCGCTACCGGGCGGTCGCCCCCAACGGCATCGTTGAGAACGAAGTGTGCCCGGTGTATGCCGCGCGCGTGGTCAGCCAAGTGCAGCCTAACGACGATGAAGTCATGGATTATCAGTGGGTTGACCTGGCAACGATGTTAAGCGCACTGGCCGCCACGCCGTGGGCGTTTAGCCCGTGGATGGTACTGGAAGCGGAAAACCAGGACGCCCGCCAGGCGCTGATCGATTTCGTTGCGCGTCTGCGCGGGTAA